A genomic region of Desulfobacterales bacterium contains the following coding sequences:
- a CDS encoding Lrp/AsnC family transcriptional regulator, whose amino-acid sequence MKKGTATNRKKTIDHIDCQMIELLQKDGRIPNTDIAKEIGISEATVRSRLNRLIEEGYVQIVAVSNPIKLGFKIVGILRIKVDITKIESVTKELSKIKSIWFVVHATGDSDIYTEFVAKSLDELNDVIFNQVYKIKGVVRTETSLILKYIKRRYDWGTAII is encoded by the coding sequence ATGAAAAAGGGGACTGCAACAAATAGAAAAAAAACCATTGATCACATCGATTGCCAGATGATTGAGCTTTTACAAAAAGACGGCAGGATACCCAACACCGATATTGCCAAAGAAATTGGTATCTCTGAAGCTACGGTACGCTCACGCTTAAATCGACTGATTGAGGAAGGATACGTTCAGATCGTGGCGGTCAGCAATCCTATTAAGCTGGGATTTAAGATTGTCGGTATTTTGAGAATTAAGGTGGATATCACTAAAATTGAGAGTGTCACAAAGGAATTGTCGAAGATCAAATCCATCTGGTTTGTAGTGCATGCCACGGGTGATTCGGATATTTATACGGAGTTTGTGGCCAAGTCTTTGGATGAACTCAATGATGTTATCTTTAATCAGGTTTATAAGATTAAAGGGGTTGTTCGAACCGAAACGTCTTTGATCCTGAAGTACATCAAACGAAGGTATGATTGGGGCACGGCCATAATTTAA